One segment of Brassica napus cultivar Da-Ae chromosome C3, Da-Ae, whole genome shotgun sequence DNA contains the following:
- the LOC125583419 gene encoding uncharacterized protein LOC125583419, protein MPVTPEVILPIDPFVTPEFPRFSRLAHWMDLRGIYRVPFYINGREIEKEFFQKMDDAEKNLNKEHINVAFEMLNCKRVEQGAWFRNNNLPAACFVPVRFLEVVGYAYESVRKPHKKKQTLLEGCVGELVKGLIHPKKVWLEDVDVIYGVIEDKLSYHYIGVEIQLIDNTITLFHCGLPKANIKRALNQIQELAGKNSL, encoded by the exons ATGCCTGTAACACCTGAGGTAATCCTTCCAATTGATCCATTTGTGACACCTGAATTTCCTCGGTTTTCAAGGCTTGCACACTGGATGGATCTACGGGGCATATATCGTGT ACCGTTTTATATCAATGGAAGAGAAATTGAAAAAGAGTTCTTTCAAaaaatggacgatgcagaaaaGAATCTCAACAAAGAG CACATAAATGTTGCATTTGAAATGCTAAATTGTAAGAGGGTTGAGCAAGGTGCTTGGTTCCGCAACAACAATCTTCCAGCAGCATGCTTTGTACCAGTCAGATTcttagaagtggttgggtacgcTTATGAATCTGTCAGGAAGCcacataagaaaaaacaaacgtTATTGGAGGGCTGTGTAGGCGAACTTGTGAAAGGTTTAATACATCCAAAGAAGGTATGGCTGGAAGATGTTGATGTTATATATGGTGTCATTGAAGATAAGTTGAGCTATCACTATATTGGGGTGGAGATACAATTGATTGATAACACAATCACACTCTTCCATTGTGGTCTTCCAAAAGCAAATATCAAACGTGCTCTTAATCAAATCCAAGAACTGGCAGGTAAAAACTCTTtgtga
- the LOC111209581 gene encoding uncharacterized protein LOC111209581: MPYRTTRLLQSLLYEGVSTVPLNALPDFSPVHIGLSPTTRGAGDIKVNSYFKTKRELMLRMKKWALEWKFEYKTVSSNKSRVLLSCVDENCTWRMRAIKLPLSDFFVVKKYVHEHTCDTTHRKANHRQASAKLLGSLICSNYGEKKEGLKPKQIIEQVRMLHGVHINYKQAWRVREEAQILVRGTPEDSYYNLSRWLYKITETNPGSLTYQHVDAAGKFKYAFVAFGPSIRGFSLMRRVIAVDGTFLKGKFNGTLLAACAQDGNYHLYPLAFAVVDAENGASWKWFFRGLSQKIPDASDLVFVSDRANSISSALEDVYPLSHHGICRIHLLRNITPTYAKTGLLPLVESAADAYTCHEFWLIFKDIKDKCPELAKYLEDSDFRKWARSYAPANRYNIMTTNIAESLNSMLRMPRELPIISLLETIRLTMTTWFFERREAAAKHKHLVTPKVVQKLVSRLGAAMLLNVYQVDRSEFEVKNETMKFVVDLEKRHCTCNVFDIDKIPCIHAIAAAKHIKRDENLFVDASHLTETWAKAYAESIHPGGELSTSTYPENIDELSCPPPATKKKSGRPPTKRKRSVGEFGVPGSKSQSHKCSRCGTGGHNKSTCERPIG; the protein is encoded by the coding sequence atgccttacagaactactCGACTTTTGCAGAGTCTTTTATATGAAGGTGTTTCTACAGTTCCTCTGAATGCTCTTCCGGATTTTAGCCCTGTCCATATTGGACTTTCACCAACCACGAGAGGAGCTGGCGATATTAAGGTGAATAGCTATTTTAAGACAAAGAGAGAGTtgatgttgaggatgaagaaatgggcTTTAGAGTGGAAGTTTGAGTACAAGACTGTCTCTTCTAACAAGTCAAGAGTGCTTTTGAGTTGTGTTGATGAAAATTGCACGTGGAGGATGCGTGCTATCAAGCTacctctttcagattttttcgttGTTAAAAAGTATGTTCATGAGCATACATGCGATACAACACACAGGAAAGCCAACCACAGACAAGCATCTGCAAAGTTGTTGGGTTCTTTGATTTGCAGCAATTATGGAGAAAAAAAGGAAGGTCTCAAACCGAAACAGATCATTGAACAGGTCAGGATGCTGCATGGTGTTCACATCAATTACAAACAAGCTTGGAGAGTGAGAGAAGAAGCTCAGATTTTGGTTAGAGGGACTCCTGAAGACAGCTATTACAATTTGTCTAGGTGGTTGTATAAAATCACAGAAACAAACCCTGGTTCCTTGACTTATCAACATGTGGATGCTGCAGGAAAGTTCAAGTATGCATTTGTGGCTTTTGGTCCTTCGATAAGGGGATTCTCATTGATGAGGAGAGTTATTGCAGTAGATGGTACATTTCTGAAGGGAAAATTCAATGGGACTTTATTGGCAGCTTGTGCTCAAGATGGGAATTATCATCTATATCCTCTCGCCTTTGCAGTGGTTGACGCAGAAAATGGCGCCTCTTGGAAATGGTTCTTTAGAGGTTTGAGCCAGAAGATCCCGGACGCTTCGGATCTTGTTTTTGTATCAGACAGGGCTAACTCCATTTCTTCAGCGTTGGAGGATGTATATCCCTTATCTCACCATGGAATTTGCAGGATCCATCTGCTCCGCAACATCACTCCTACATATGCGAAGACTGGGTTGCTACCTCTGGTGGAAAGCGCTGCTGATGCCTATACGTGTCACGAGTTCTGGTTAATCTTCAAGGACATAAAGGATAAATGTCCTGAATTGGCTAAGTATCTGGAAGATTCTGATTTTAGGAAGTGGGCACGAAGCTATGCGCCTGCGAACAGGTATAATATCATGACTACCAACATTGCAGAGTCTCTCAATTCTATGTTGAGGATGCCTCGTGAGTTGCCCATTATCTCTCTCCTTGAAACTATCAGATTGACGATGACCACTTGGTTTTTTGAGCGACGCGAAGCGGCTGCGAAACATAAGCACCTGGTTACTCCAAAAGTTGTGCAGAAATTGGTATCTAGGTTAGGGGCCGCAATGTTGTTGAATGTGTATCAAGTTGATCGAAGCGAGTTTGAGGTGAAGAATGAAACAATGAAGTTTGTTGTTGACTTGGAGAAGCGGCATTGCACATGTAATGTTTTCGACATTGACAAGATCCCCTGCATCCATGCCATCGCTGCTGCTAAGCATATCAAGAGAGATGAAAACCTTTTTGTTGATGCTTCTCACTTGACAGAAACGTGGGCTAAAGCTTATGCTGAAAGCATACATCCTGGTGGAGAGTTGTCAACGTCCACCTATCCAGAGAATATTGATGAACTGTCTTGCCCACCTCCagctaccaaaaagaaaagtggACGCCCTcctacaaagagaaagagatccgtTGGCGAGTTTGGGGTTCCTGGATCTAAATCTCAGTCCCACAAGTGCAGCAGATGTGGCACAGGAGGGCACAACAAGAGCACATGCGAGAGGCCTATAGGATGa